In the Flexibacter flexilis DSM 6793 genome, TTGTACCTCAATACACTTTGTGTAAAGTCTGTCAAGTTCAGTACCATAATCCAATTTATCCCACTTGTTTTATTTGTAAAGATTTAGTCCAGCAACTATAAGATATATTCAAAAAATAAAATCTTTTGGGCGTTCCCCTTCGGGTCGCTCCCTTACGGCTACGCTTACGCTTCGGCCTCTTCGCGGCGGCTGCGCCCCTTCAGGCAGCTAACGCATTTTTCCCGCATATTAACCCAACAAAGGGATTTGCTGAAATCACAAAAAATGTATGCGCTACGTTTTCCTTTTTTGTAACTTCGCAAATCTCCGCTCCATTGTGCGTTATTGTAAAAGAACCATAAATAACAAATGAAGTTAATTAAATTTCAGCATAACTACAAAAGTTTAGCAATAACAGCAATAATTTTGATTGCTTATTGCCTAATAAGTGATTACTTGATAGAAACAAGACCAATCTTTAAACGAGAGTATTGGGCTTTGTATGATGGAGTTGTACACGGTTTAGTTGGCGTTATAATATTATTACCATTTTTCAAAGAATACAATTTATATAATTTTTCCTTAATTTTTTTTATATCTACAATTATTGATATAGACCATTTTATTCTTGCAGGTTCATTTTCTGTTTCAGATGCAATTAACTTACCAATGCGTCCTATAACACACAGTATAACTTTTGCTTTAATTTTTGGGTTTTGGGTTTTTATTTTTTTCAGAACACAACCTTTTGTTTTTTGGATTGTCTTTGCCGCTTTAACTTCTCACGTAGTTCGTGATGCTTCGAGTGGTTTAACATTGATATTCTATCCATTTAGTATTTCTAAAATTCCATATTTTAGTTACCTATTAGTTGAAATATTACTACTTTACTTATCATACTTTATTCACAATAAATTTTTAGAAAAATGAAACATATTGAAAGCATAGATGCTGCAATAACCGTTGCTTATAAAAGATTTGATGAGGAGTTAGCAAGAACAGGTATTTTGATAAATAAAGGTACTTTTGCTTTGGGAATTGTATTAGCATTAGCAGGTATTTTTGCTCAAATATTTGGACAAGTGATAGGTAAATTGTCTTTTTCAAATCAAAAGCATATTCTTTTCGTAAGCAGTATTTTTTTTATATTCTTAATTTTTGTATGTGCCTCTTTTATGATATTTTTTGTACTTAAACCCAAGAAATATTTAACAGGTATGGGAAATGAGTTACTTAAAGTTAAAGCACATAGCCTTGAACCTTACGAATTTAAATCATTAGTACTTGAAAGTTATATAAATGCGTATGCTCAAAATCAAAAAATTAACAATCAAAAAGCCTCTTTGATTTATTACGCATTCATTTTAATAATGTTAGCATCATTTTTAGGAATTGCTTTAAGCATTTTTACAGAATTTATAGTGTTAAACAACAAATAAAAACGGTTATGATTGAAAATGTTTTAACATTAATACAGGAAAATAGATTTGCTGATGCTTTTGCTTTGGCAGATACTCTTGTTTCTAATTCACCCCGATACGAAGAATTTAAACAAGAGTTCATTGCGGGTAAGGCATCTTATGATTATCACGAAAGACTGATAATCTTTTTTAGAAATTACAAAATTACAAACTCTCTTAACAATGAAATAGATACTAATATCGCTGCCAAAAAAATAGTTTGCGAACACTGCGAAGCAGAAAACATTGAAATACTGGGTAAGTGTTCACATTTATTTTGCCAAGAAATGTGTTGCTCTCATTGTGGAGAAGTTCATAAAGGTAAGTTTTTACATAAAGAAGGTTGGTGCATTAACGGTATTAATATTTACAATAAATCCAATGAAAAAAATTAAAAAATTACTTGGCAGAGTTATACAAGTTATTGTACGTAAAGTATCAAATTTATTCTCACCTCTTAATTATAAGAGTGGGGATAAGTTTGTCCAACAAACAAGAAATTCTGTAAACTCTGATTTTACAACTTCTTACATTGAATTAATAGCAAATAACACTTCTGGTAGTGTAAATGCTGTTTACGGATTTAGATTTGTTCCTATACCATTTGACTTCTATGTAGCAGTTATATTAGACAAAGAACTTGAAGATGTGACAGAAGAAGACAAAAGAAAAGTAAGTGAAGAAAATGATTTGTCATTATTGGAGGGAATTGATTTTTTACAAAAGTATGAATTTCTGAGAAATAACTTTTTTTTACATTACGAAAAGCGAAAAATAAATTTCCCTAATAGTGATATAGTTGTAAAAGCCATTGAGGAGGAGTTTTTTCACCATAATCACGTTAAGAACACATCGAGTTGGGTATTGTCAAATATATTTACATTGTGTTATAGAATATCGGCTACTTATGTTTGTTACAGAAATTACAAAAACAAACCAATTGACTTGGAAGTATCTAAATTTTGTATAAATATGTATTTTATGCAATGGGGATTAAACTCTGCAAACGCAAGTTTTATTGA is a window encoding:
- a CDS encoding metal-dependent hydrolase, producing the protein MKLIKFQHNYKSLAITAIILIAYCLISDYLIETRPIFKREYWALYDGVVHGLVGVIILLPFFKEYNLYNFSLIFFISTIIDIDHFILAGSFSVSDAINLPMRPITHSITFALIFGFWVFIFFRTQPFVFWIVFAALTSHVVRDASSGLTLIFYPFSISKIPYFSYLLVEILLLYLSYFIHNKFLEK